The following coding sequences lie in one Kryptolebias marmoratus isolate JLee-2015 linkage group LG5, ASM164957v2, whole genome shotgun sequence genomic window:
- the lypla2 gene encoding acyl-protein thioesterase 2, translating into MCGNNMSVPLLAEAVTVSGSEKETAAMIFLHGLGDTGHGWAETLAAIKLPHVKFICPHAPKIPVTLNMKSMMPAWFDLMGLSPESPEDESGIKKAADNIKALIEHEAKNGIPPNRIILGGFSQGGALSLYTALTCQHQLAGVVALSCWLPLHKSFPSVSSGNKNLPILQCHGEIDYMIPVQFGSMTAEKLKSIVNPQMLTFKTFPGVPHSSSPQEMAVVKEFLEKHLPRI; encoded by the exons ATGTGTGGCAACAACATGTCTGTACCGCTGCTCGCCGAGGCTGTGACGGTGTCCGGGTCGGAGAAGGAGACCGCAGCG ATGATCTTCCTTCATGGTTTAGGAGACACGGG acaTGGGTGGGCAGAGACTCTGGCGGCGATCAAGCTTCCTCATGTCAAGTTCATCTGCCCTCATGC GCCTAAAATCCCCGTCACGCTGAACATGAAGTCCATGATGCCCGCGTG gttCGACCTCATGGGCCTCAGCCCCGAGTCCCCAGAGGACGAATCAGGAATCAAGAAGGCAGCAGACAACA TCAAGGCCCTAATCGAACACGAGGCCAAAAATGGGATCCCCCCCAACCGTATAATCCTCGGTGGTTTCTCTCAG GGTGGAGCCCTGTCCCTGTACACCGCTCTGACCTGCCAGCATCAGCTGGCCGGCGTCGTGGCCCTCAGCTGCTGGCTTCCTCTTCACAAGAGCTTCCCTTCG GTGTCGAGCGGAAACAAGAACCTCCCCATCCTGCAGTGCCACGGCGAGATAGACTACATGATCCCCGTGCAGTTTGGTAGCATGACGgcagaaaaactcaaatccaTAGTTAACCCTCAGATGCTCACCTTTAAAACCTTCCCAGGGGTCCCTCACAGCTCCTCTCCTCAG GAGATGGCAGTTGTAAAGGAATTTCTCGAGAAGCATTTGCCCCGGATCTGA
- the pithd1 gene encoding PITH domain-containing protein 1 → MSGHGHGHGHSCGSEGEHEPAERGLEFGLYSRIDLDKVQCLNESRDGDGKLVFKPWDQRNQRDKYVESDTDEELLFNIPFTGSVKLKGIIISGENDDSHPAEIRLYKNISQMSFDDTGREPEQAFRLNRDPLAELEYPTKIARFSNVQHLSIHISKNFGEENTRVYYIGLRGEYSQAHRHEVTICNYEAAANPADHKVDSIIPQTNFIS, encoded by the exons ATGTCCGGACACGGACACGGGCACGGGCACAGCTGCGGGTCCGAGGGGGAGCACGAACCCGCGGAGAGGGGCCTGGAGTTCGGACTCTACAGTCGCATCGACCTGGACAAGGTGCAGTGTCTGAACGAGAGCAGGGACGGAGACGGGAAGCTGGTGTTCAAACCGTGGGATCAGCGGAACCAGCGAGACAAG TATGTTGAGAGTGACACAGATGAAGAGCTGCTGTTCAACATCCC TTTTACCGGCAGCGTGAAGCTGAAAGGAATCATCATCTCTGGAGAAAACGATGACTCTCATCCGGCTGAGATTCGACT ATACAAAAACATCTCTCAGATGTCGTTTGACGACACCGGCAGAGAACCTGAGCAAGCCTTCAGACTCAACCGAGACCCTTTGGCTGAGCTGGAGTACCCAACGAA GATCGCTCGTTTCTCCAACGTTCAGCACCTCTCCATCCACATCTCCAAGAACTTTGGAGAAGAGAACACCCGGGTGTACTACATCGGCCTCAGAGGAGAATATTCACAG GCTCACAGGCATGAAGTGACCATCTGTAACTACGAGGCGGCAGCGAACCCTGCGGATCACAAAGTGGACAGCATCATCCCACAAACCAACTTCATTTCCTGA